One genomic window of Stieleria sp. JC731 includes the following:
- a CDS encoding tetratricopeptide repeat protein: protein MTASGQTPASSSDDERQAELVARFMSVLERRPRPGTALDRVYGHHVQNGTLDELLASLNVDENTPDSGAKLMILGLLQQQRGQAGLAVQAFEKAEALLSDDAIVSYQLGKSLLAVGRIEDAAAAFERAIERQPARNEALPIFTDLGRLYGRAGQSEKALLVWEKLEKLFPGDLKVGGQIARTLSEEGDYQSALDRYQTLAKTARQAKQQVAFAIQAAEMKRQLGNPEESTADLEAIQKRLRPGSWLYNNVRQRIEEGFLKSGDYDALATYYENKLAETPDNLELQIRLGRIYITSRRLDDAEETLRSALAKAPDNTDVRLTLIDVLRNQGEMAAAAQQYAKLNELDPGNPDYLLRWGKVLLEDSERPVIERNQAAAEIWMRLADERSKDAVTLSQIADAMRSIDQTDRAIELYQKAITADESSPQYREYLGEYFFQLDRKSDAFQMWESIASDDRRDAGSLVRLAEIYQTFKETDRALQAWSDASEYDLTFDQELRFTKLLRESEKFDEAFARLQHAAELAETPDEKEQLLRDQISTYAAAGTLTDEINKRKANDPSAENQRILAMLHAAAGDLTEAYAAIDKALQQSPDSIDILLIAAEIAERQNRIGDAAEKFKHLAKVDTRFRSNHLQRVAELQMRLGQVDQAIETCNELIKTNPASAESYQFLARHAFRMGRDDTAITALRKAMTIAPRDNLSRRMLASAFADRYRTDEAIEVYWQAIRYTSKLDEQLPIIQALAPLYDRKTEVDELIRRIEEMRNDDVDERSITLLTAAAYESIEDYGSAIKVLDPAVANAPRDVPLLENMVRVCDLASEVTDAAEYQQRITGLEDTPENRFKLVQLQLDAGLIDIETALTDRISLATDPGRLGNMIRGSVRRSDTETAIAICKAAIKQDPTLWDVKLALAQLLIDSPLPANEDGEISEEEAMSQTFDRVIELINEVRQMQIPVDTKAPTMARQTTGSRSNASAAAIPPTRWYSHNYTFARKYRLGSYRNSSYSTYAERISEALNFGHAKVIAATLEFVAIYKQKPEPDANKQILELLESKYAIPQPSDIDDASTIWEHRAIMTCLENFTKQRFQQFVSQEYKDQQREYTWRLAELDPTGADHLLRSMLFSEYRRSPKKQVFTDKQLNLVKQQYQQAISADEADKSTRTNTTWQTVAEYKLVLANQFELRNEPNKAAEYALTDPSADASMVEILNAVKFYASLSRQEESEALIPRLLPAARNDELVGKYSGSSLQGLTGTLRHGNNVESEIYEKHKRELFDACISEACNSPSSSTSGRSKLTDGTATTYVRSSNGGYYNVTIKCPLSSDLIPQQAITELSTFLPGKTGNNSGNATFNMTDEIVAWLDEPVDGATDREQKTRRVLAAYAHWWNEDALGCYQRINQLCNDFPEDIDLKIEQARLASEVARPKIALEKLDSFEPLDSAMLVRKEMAAMNLASRIGDADRARTAAERLFGLRIDTMTQLALAEQMRQLGMQEQSKAMMQRLRGGKRKDERTEIQIANAFLSSGDKEAAAEVAYSVLQRLNSGRSGTSNADYYRRQVVSILRSAEKLDQLIERAERRVKLAPNSVAANTELMELYTAAGQKAKADELAKNITKSDDRALPTQLLARAAAFKQAGNEKEAVRNYLLAYEKDPSQFSSRFYDMYTPARQLTDTDFAYEILNKMDPRSIPSYRIDELIRMGRNKTNIYSDQKRKFIRRMITRSDIDNYLFSICQQIPASEREKLPEVDKAIMDSASGEQAFSKDAQFWQIRSYMSDGKAKGGLDQLLPILERNKNYRQLMIESAQAAISSNPETQGQTGKLVLALINLSDEQSREDSYKTITTLFNEEFDQTVKKVSVSLIWQVGLMLEDDEYAIDDKTELLLSIYRAASSDPGSLRTAIRYSPEARLIYHLNEEGLRSEARDTMLRAFARIDHSEDNVHNPGYGDYQELNEIKQVADMLAKYDFPIDAYVVYQGVISAPDKFERARRWGGSSNTLEQFTKASDKAKEAINSEAAVDYLKVINQRLLESDKIADFRLMDIKPAGARQNDDLPSLILALQQARSSDEGRATIELIMKSLQTALADSPDVISLAALQLVLALEPSIEVTISEPLDKLVNAIPDEKSLSAAVEKGEFKSIDSFNDLLVPMLAAKVSDHPDAASVTERLSERLGMIASLTGDRSLELAVMALGVGTDEKMLEALELLEKNSSAQSKLNSEEVQFCLGLANSFAKRGKYASSAKALRIGLQHGLPITLMTSDRDPFAISQNRSQSYNNTNADSERDQFAVKVHEIIKNWSSAFDTEDLTLFTKVEPAGSEEHEVDAELAAELAETLLAITVPENSLLETNAFPKRIASNRNYDNYNNRTNWTIQSASIAMARLSDMAGTTAQMIEEVQSRRTSALPEPTLASIVMDLAFVSKDEKLQHQAIDEFAKAVDAQLPSVDSEVVATQTGSVSITQQMQMESYQKSDRVDLCMRTLWPIVNQADRYAKEDVQAASQLLTRTQKLIASDQYTLGRHREIARRIEQRLFTTAVEVKDEKTFSQQLESQVESFFKSFGF from the coding sequence ATGACCGCGTCGGGACAAACGCCTGCGTCATCTTCCGATGACGAGCGGCAAGCTGAATTGGTCGCTCGCTTCATGTCAGTTTTAGAACGTCGTCCTCGACCCGGGACGGCGCTCGATCGCGTTTACGGGCATCATGTTCAAAACGGTACACTCGATGAGCTACTTGCATCGCTGAATGTCGACGAGAACACACCCGACTCCGGTGCGAAATTGATGATCCTGGGACTGCTGCAACAGCAACGTGGTCAAGCGGGCCTGGCGGTACAAGCATTCGAAAAAGCTGAAGCGCTGCTGAGCGATGATGCCATCGTCAGTTATCAGCTGGGTAAAAGCTTGCTAGCGGTTGGACGAATCGAAGACGCCGCTGCCGCTTTCGAACGCGCCATCGAGCGCCAGCCTGCACGCAACGAAGCGTTGCCGATCTTTACCGATTTGGGACGACTGTATGGACGCGCCGGCCAAAGCGAAAAAGCTTTACTGGTGTGGGAGAAACTCGAAAAACTGTTCCCCGGCGATTTAAAAGTCGGTGGGCAAATCGCCCGCACGCTTTCCGAAGAAGGCGACTACCAGTCGGCACTCGATCGATACCAAACGCTAGCCAAGACAGCTCGACAAGCCAAACAACAAGTCGCGTTTGCCATTCAAGCTGCAGAGATGAAACGGCAACTCGGCAACCCCGAGGAAAGCACGGCCGACCTAGAGGCGATTCAGAAACGCCTGCGTCCAGGCAGCTGGCTTTACAACAATGTTCGCCAACGCATCGAAGAAGGCTTTTTAAAGTCTGGTGACTACGACGCTCTAGCAACGTATTACGAGAACAAACTTGCGGAGACTCCTGACAATCTAGAACTGCAAATCCGGCTAGGCAGAATCTACATCACCTCAAGACGGCTCGATGATGCGGAAGAAACGCTGCGATCGGCCCTTGCGAAAGCCCCCGACAACACCGACGTGCGTCTAACGCTGATCGACGTTCTGCGAAACCAAGGTGAGATGGCTGCGGCGGCCCAGCAATACGCCAAGCTGAACGAACTCGATCCGGGAAACCCCGACTACCTGCTGCGTTGGGGAAAAGTGCTGCTTGAGGATAGCGAACGACCTGTCATCGAGCGGAACCAGGCGGCAGCGGAAATCTGGATGCGATTGGCCGATGAACGATCCAAAGACGCCGTGACGCTGTCACAAATCGCCGATGCCATGCGTTCGATCGACCAAACCGATCGAGCGATCGAACTTTACCAAAAAGCAATCACTGCTGATGAATCATCGCCGCAGTACCGTGAATACCTTGGCGAGTATTTCTTTCAGCTCGATCGCAAGTCCGACGCATTTCAGATGTGGGAATCCATCGCCAGTGACGACCGTCGCGATGCAGGTTCGCTGGTGCGATTGGCAGAAATCTATCAAACCTTCAAAGAAACCGATCGGGCACTGCAAGCCTGGAGCGATGCATCCGAATATGACTTGACGTTCGATCAAGAGTTGCGGTTCACGAAACTGCTTCGTGAATCCGAAAAGTTCGATGAAGCTTTCGCCCGCTTGCAACATGCGGCCGAACTTGCCGAAACGCCCGATGAAAAAGAGCAACTGCTTCGAGATCAGATCAGCACCTACGCGGCCGCGGGCACTCTGACCGACGAAATCAACAAACGCAAAGCGAACGATCCGAGCGCAGAAAACCAACGTATCCTGGCGATGCTGCATGCTGCTGCGGGCGACTTGACCGAAGCCTACGCGGCGATCGACAAAGCTTTACAACAATCGCCCGATTCGATCGACATCTTACTGATCGCTGCGGAAATCGCCGAACGTCAAAACCGAATCGGCGATGCAGCCGAAAAGTTCAAACACCTCGCAAAAGTCGACACCCGATTTCGGTCCAATCACCTTCAGCGTGTTGCCGAACTGCAAATGCGTTTGGGACAGGTCGATCAAGCGATCGAAACGTGCAACGAATTGATCAAGACCAATCCGGCGAGTGCTGAGTCGTATCAATTCCTCGCCCGTCATGCATTCCGGATGGGACGTGACGACACCGCCATTACGGCGCTGCGTAAAGCGATGACAATTGCGCCACGGGACAACCTAAGCCGGCGAATGTTGGCATCGGCGTTTGCCGATCGCTACCGAACCGACGAAGCAATCGAAGTTTATTGGCAAGCGATCCGCTATACCAGCAAACTGGACGAACAACTGCCGATCATCCAGGCACTCGCGCCGCTTTACGATCGCAAAACCGAAGTCGATGAATTGATTCGTCGTATCGAAGAGATGCGAAATGATGACGTCGATGAGCGTTCGATCACCCTACTAACCGCCGCGGCTTACGAATCGATCGAAGACTACGGCTCGGCCATCAAAGTTCTCGACCCGGCTGTAGCGAACGCACCACGCGATGTTCCGCTGTTGGAAAATATGGTTCGGGTATGCGACCTTGCTTCAGAAGTCACCGACGCGGCGGAATACCAACAGCGGATTACTGGGCTTGAAGACACTCCCGAAAACCGCTTTAAGCTTGTGCAATTACAACTCGACGCCGGTCTAATCGATATCGAGACCGCACTGACCGATCGCATCTCACTGGCGACCGATCCGGGACGTTTGGGCAACATGATTCGCGGTTCCGTTCGCCGATCCGATACCGAGACTGCGATCGCGATTTGCAAGGCTGCGATCAAACAAGACCCAACGCTTTGGGATGTCAAACTGGCTCTCGCACAACTGTTGATCGATTCGCCGCTGCCGGCAAACGAAGACGGTGAAATCTCCGAAGAAGAGGCGATGTCCCAAACCTTCGATCGCGTCATCGAGTTAATTAATGAAGTTCGGCAGATGCAGATTCCGGTGGACACCAAAGCGCCCACGATGGCACGACAAACCACCGGTTCAAGATCGAATGCTTCTGCCGCCGCAATCCCTCCGACGCGCTGGTACAGCCACAACTACACCTTTGCACGTAAATATCGGCTAGGCAGTTATCGGAACTCTTCCTATTCGACGTATGCAGAACGGATTAGCGAAGCGCTGAATTTTGGACACGCCAAGGTGATCGCTGCGACGCTCGAGTTCGTCGCGATCTACAAACAGAAACCCGAACCAGATGCCAATAAACAGATCCTTGAACTGCTAGAGTCCAAGTACGCGATCCCCCAGCCATCGGATATCGATGACGCGAGTACGATCTGGGAACATCGTGCGATCATGACCTGCCTCGAAAATTTCACGAAGCAACGATTCCAGCAATTTGTTAGCCAGGAATACAAAGATCAACAGCGAGAATACACCTGGCGATTGGCGGAACTGGACCCAACCGGTGCGGACCATCTTCTTCGAAGCATGTTGTTTTCCGAATACCGTCGATCACCAAAAAAGCAAGTCTTCACAGACAAGCAGTTGAACTTGGTCAAGCAGCAGTACCAGCAGGCGATCTCTGCAGACGAAGCCGACAAAAGCACTCGTACGAATACAACATGGCAAACGGTTGCCGAATACAAATTGGTTCTTGCCAACCAATTCGAATTACGCAACGAACCCAATAAAGCTGCTGAGTATGCACTAACTGATCCATCGGCTGATGCCTCGATGGTTGAAATCTTGAACGCGGTCAAGTTTTACGCATCACTCAGTCGGCAAGAAGAGTCCGAAGCACTCATCCCGCGACTTCTTCCAGCGGCTCGCAACGACGAACTGGTCGGTAAGTATAGCGGATCAAGCCTTCAAGGCCTGACTGGCACGCTGCGGCATGGAAACAATGTTGAATCGGAGATCTACGAAAAACACAAGCGTGAGCTGTTTGACGCATGTATTTCCGAAGCCTGCAATTCGCCATCCTCATCGACGTCGGGGCGCAGCAAGCTAACCGACGGTACCGCGACGACTTATGTTCGAAGCTCAAACGGGGGCTATTACAACGTCACCATCAAATGCCCGCTTTCGTCTGACTTGATTCCACAGCAGGCCATCACGGAACTGAGCACATTCCTACCCGGCAAGACAGGCAATAACTCCGGCAACGCGACCTTCAACATGACTGATGAGATCGTCGCTTGGCTGGACGAACCTGTTGACGGCGCAACCGATCGCGAGCAGAAAACTCGCCGCGTCCTGGCCGCCTATGCACACTGGTGGAACGAGGACGCACTGGGTTGCTACCAGCGGATCAACCAGCTCTGCAATGATTTCCCAGAAGACATCGATTTAAAAATCGAACAGGCCAGGCTGGCCAGCGAAGTCGCACGCCCCAAAATCGCGTTGGAAAAACTCGACTCTTTTGAACCGCTCGACAGTGCCATGCTGGTTCGAAAGGAAATGGCCGCGATGAACCTAGCGTCTCGTATCGGAGACGCCGATCGGGCCCGTACAGCGGCGGAACGACTCTTTGGCTTGCGAATCGACACAATGACTCAATTGGCACTCGCCGAACAAATGCGACAGTTGGGGATGCAGGAACAATCCAAAGCCATGATGCAACGTCTGCGTGGTGGTAAAAGGAAAGATGAACGAACCGAAATCCAAATCGCCAATGCCTTTTTAAGCAGCGGTGACAAAGAAGCAGCTGCCGAAGTCGCCTACTCGGTGCTGCAGCGTCTCAATAGCGGGCGATCAGGCACAAGCAACGCCGACTACTATCGCCGACAAGTCGTCTCGATCCTGCGTTCGGCCGAGAAACTTGACCAATTGATCGAACGCGCCGAACGCCGCGTCAAGCTGGCTCCCAACTCCGTCGCCGCCAATACCGAGTTGATGGAACTCTACACAGCCGCGGGACAGAAAGCGAAAGCTGATGAGCTAGCGAAAAACATCACGAAGAGCGACGACCGAGCGCTGCCAACACAGTTGCTCGCTCGTGCTGCTGCATTCAAACAAGCTGGCAACGAGAAGGAAGCAGTACGCAACTATTTGTTGGCCTACGAAAAAGATCCAAGCCAATTCAGTAGCCGTTTTTATGACATGTACACACCGGCGCGGCAGCTGACCGACACAGATTTTGCATACGAGATCCTCAACAAAATGGATCCCCGTTCGATTCCCTCGTATCGTATCGACGAATTGATACGAATGGGACGCAATAAGACCAATATTTATAGCGACCAAAAACGCAAGTTCATCCGTCGCATGATTACACGCTCAGATATCGACAACTACTTATTCTCGATCTGCCAACAGATCCCGGCAAGTGAAAGGGAGAAACTTCCTGAGGTCGATAAGGCGATCATGGATTCCGCAAGCGGTGAGCAAGCCTTTTCCAAAGATGCTCAATTTTGGCAAATCCGAAGTTACATGTCTGACGGTAAGGCAAAAGGTGGCTTAGACCAGCTGTTACCAATTTTGGAGCGAAATAAAAACTATCGGCAGTTGATGATCGAAAGTGCTCAAGCGGCAATCAGCTCGAATCCGGAAACTCAGGGGCAAACGGGGAAACTCGTCCTGGCATTGATCAACCTTTCGGATGAACAATCGCGAGAAGATTCATACAAAACGATTACAACGCTGTTCAACGAAGAGTTTGACCAAACGGTCAAAAAGGTATCCGTGTCATTAATCTGGCAAGTGGGCCTGATGCTAGAAGATGACGAGTATGCGATCGACGATAAAACCGAACTGTTGCTATCCATCTATAGAGCCGCGTCGTCCGATCCGGGTTCCTTGCGTACCGCGATCCGGTACTCTCCCGAAGCGAGACTGATTTATCATCTCAATGAAGAAGGACTGCGTTCAGAAGCACGAGACACCATGTTGCGGGCTTTTGCAAGAATTGACCACTCCGAAGACAATGTCCACAACCCCGGCTATGGAGACTACCAAGAGCTCAACGAGATCAAGCAAGTGGCTGACATGCTTGCCAAGTACGATTTCCCAATCGATGCGTATGTGGTTTATCAAGGCGTCATCTCGGCACCTGACAAGTTCGAACGAGCCAGACGATGGGGCGGTTCAAGCAACACACTTGAGCAATTCACCAAAGCCAGCGACAAAGCGAAAGAAGCGATCAACAGCGAAGCGGCCGTTGATTACCTGAAAGTCATCAACCAACGTTTGCTTGAAAGTGACAAGATCGCTGACTTCCGTTTAATGGACATCAAGCCTGCCGGTGCTCGGCAAAACGATGATCTCCCAAGCTTGATTTTGGCACTGCAACAGGCTCGTTCTTCGGACGAAGGAAGAGCGACCATTGAACTCATCATGAAGTCACTACAAACGGCTCTCGCCGACTCGCCAGATGTAATCTCACTCGCTGCACTTCAGCTGGTGCTTGCTTTGGAACCCTCGATCGAAGTCACCATCTCCGAACCGCTAGACAAACTCGTCAACGCGATCCCTGACGAAAAATCATTGTCTGCAGCAGTCGAAAAAGGCGAGTTCAAATCAATCGACAGTTTCAACGACTTGCTGGTCCCCATGCTGGCTGCAAAAGTCTCTGACCACCCAGACGCAGCTTCCGTTACGGAGCGTTTGTCCGAACGCCTCGGGATGATTGCCAGCCTTACCGGAGACCGTTCTTTGGAACTGGCCGTGATGGCACTCGGCGTCGGCACTGATGAAAAGATGCTGGAAGCCCTGGAGTTGCTCGAGAAAAATTCCAGCGCACAATCGAAGCTAAACAGTGAAGAAGTTCAATTCTGCTTGGGATTGGCAAATTCGTTTGCCAAACGTGGTAAGTACGCATCTTCGGCAAAAGCGCTTCGCATTGGCCTCCAACATGGATTGCCCATCACGTTAATGACGAGCGATCGGGACCCGTTTGCGATCTCACAAAACCGATCACAATCCTACAACAACACAAATGCCGATTCGGAACGCGATCAGTTCGCGGTCAAGGTTCACGAAATCATCAAAAATTGGTCCTCGGCATTTGACACCGAAGACCTCACCTTGTTCACAAAAGTGGAACCTGCAGGTTCCGAAGAACACGAAGTCGATGCGGAACTAGCGGCAGAACTCGCCGAAACATTGTTGGCGATCACGGTTCCCGAAAACTCTTTGCTTGAGACCAATGCATTTCCGAAACGGATCGCATCGAACCGAAATTATGACAACTACAACAACCGCACCAACTGGACCATTCAATCCGCTTCAATTGCGATGGCAAGACTGTCCGATATGGCAGGCACAACCGCACAAATGATCGAAGAAGTTCAGTCAAGAAGAACGTCTGCACTCCCGGAACCAACCTTAGCTTCGATTGTTATGGATCTGGCATTTGTCTCCAAAGACGAAAAGCTCCAGCATCAAGCGATCGATGAATTCGCCAAAGCGGTTGACGCACAACTTCCTTCCGTTGATTCCGAAGTCGTGGCGACCCAGACAGGGTCAGTTAGCATCACCCAGCAAATGCAAATGGAGTCGTACCAAAAAAGTGATCGGGTGGACCTCTGCATGCGTACGCTATGGCCGATCGTCAACCAAGCCGATCGCTACGCGAAAGAAGACGTCCAAGCCGCATCGCAGTTGCTAACTCGAACGCAAAAACTGATCGCGTCTGATCAGTACACTCTCGGCCGACATCGCGAAATCGCGCGACGCATCGAACAGCGTCTATTCACGACCGCAGTCGAAGTCAAAGACGAAAAAACGTTTTCGCAACAACTCGAATCCCAGGTTGAGTCGTTTTTCAAGAGCTTTGGCTTCTGA
- a CDS encoding DUF4870 domain-containing protein: MTITDELDRLQQLRDQGSLTEAEFDEAKRKVLGGQTHNPYGSGSLHQGDGLVLGIDEKTFCTLMHLSQLLVLSMLGVVVPIGMWILGKEESDLVRRHGNRMMNWLISELIYGLVIGILCMFLVGFLLIPVIAVLGILFPIIAAIKCNNDTLWSYPLAIRFFDED, from the coding sequence ATGACTATTACAGACGAACTCGACCGACTTCAACAGCTCCGTGACCAGGGTAGCCTGACGGAAGCGGAATTTGATGAAGCGAAACGAAAAGTACTCGGCGGCCAGACACATAACCCCTATGGTTCGGGATCGCTGCATCAGGGCGACGGCTTGGTCTTGGGGATCGACGAGAAGACGTTCTGTACGCTGATGCATCTTTCACAGTTGCTAGTCCTTTCGATGTTGGGCGTCGTGGTTCCGATCGGCATGTGGATTCTGGGTAAAGAGGAATCTGACTTAGTTCGACGCCACGGCAATCGGATGATGAACTGGCTGATCAGCGAGCTGATCTACGGTTTGGTGATTGGCATCCTTTGCATGTTCCTGGTGGGGTTCCTGTTGATCCCAGTCATTGCGGTGCTCGGAATTCTGTTCCCGATCATCGCCGCAATCAAATGCAACAACGACACGCTTTGGTCGTATCCGTTGGCGATACGCTTCTTCGATGAAGATTAA
- a CDS encoding RNA-binding S4 domain-containing protein, which translates to MPEHHEQNSLSSEDGNASNPPLMMRLDDVLKRAGWVGTGGQAKIWIQDGEVTVNGIVETRRRKQIFLGDTVQAMGESLILDATFFDS; encoded by the coding sequence ATGCCTGAACACCACGAACAGAATTCTCTTTCCAGCGAAGACGGAAATGCGTCAAATCCCCCGCTGATGATGCGACTTGACGATGTGCTCAAACGCGCCGGGTGGGTCGGAACAGGTGGACAGGCGAAGATCTGGATTCAGGACGGAGAGGTTACGGTCAATGGAATCGTCGAAACCCGACGTCGAAAGCAGATTTTCCTTGGTGACACCGTCCAAGCGATGGGTGAAAGCCTGATTTTGGATGCCACGTTTTTTGATAGTTAG
- the infC gene encoding translation initiation factor IF-3 codes for MALARRNNQPDNRDTVRINSNIRISPVRVVSETGEQLGVISTDEALDRARDVGLDLVEVAPNERPPVCRIMDYGKYKYDKNKKTNRNQSHTKTKEIRLRPKTGDEDIRTKIRRAEKFLQHKDKVQVSVLFRGREMAHIEEGRKVMEQVIELLEEVGKVETAPQQHGKRMICMIAPR; via the coding sequence GTGGCATTGGCACGAAGAAACAACCAGCCAGACAACCGCGACACGGTACGCATCAATTCAAATATACGAATCAGTCCCGTCCGGGTTGTAAGTGAAACAGGGGAGCAACTTGGAGTCATTTCGACCGACGAGGCGCTCGACCGAGCGCGCGACGTAGGTCTGGACCTTGTCGAAGTCGCACCAAACGAACGTCCCCCGGTTTGCCGAATCATGGATTACGGCAAATACAAGTACGACAAGAATAAAAAGACGAACCGCAACCAAAGTCATACCAAGACGAAAGAAATTCGGTTGCGTCCTAAAACCGGCGATGAAGATATTCGGACCAAGATCCGTCGCGCCGAGAAGTTTCTCCAGCACAAAGACAAAGTGCAGGTCAGTGTCTTGTTCCGCGGTCGTGAGATGGCTCACATCGAAGAAGGCCGAAAGGTCATGGAACAAGTGATCGAGTTGCTCGAAGAGGTCGGTAAAGTCGAAACCGCACCGCAGCAACACGGCAAACGCATGATCTGTATGATCGCTCCGCGTTAG
- a CDS encoding Nif3-like dinuclear metal center hexameric protein, whose translation MAINLNTLCGTLAQIAPLSLAESWDNVGLLLGDRATEVSRVMTCLTVTPAVVDEALESNVDLVVAHHPLPFRPLAKITADSITGSMLLRLIQSSVAVYSAHTAFDSAATGINQTWSELLQFTSVSPIVDPEGSAELGAGRLGKLPSPRTPADVITDCARHVGVSNPRVVGPLDGLIERVGFACGSGGSFVAKAHRRGCQLLITGEATFHQCLEAESLGMTLALLGHYYSERFAMEQLAERLAEQFSELEVWASRKESDPIQTMQLDVG comes from the coding sequence ATGGCGATTAATCTCAACACACTTTGTGGCACGCTCGCCCAAATCGCTCCGCTCTCTTTGGCGGAATCCTGGGACAATGTCGGTCTGTTGCTCGGTGATCGCGCAACAGAAGTCAGTCGCGTGATGACTTGCCTGACGGTGACGCCCGCGGTTGTCGACGAAGCCCTTGAGTCAAATGTCGATCTGGTTGTCGCGCATCACCCGTTGCCCTTCCGACCGCTCGCGAAGATCACGGCCGATTCGATCACCGGAAGCATGCTCTTGCGGCTGATTCAGTCTTCGGTGGCTGTTTACAGCGCTCATACCGCGTTCGATTCTGCGGCCACGGGAATCAATCAAACCTGGTCGGAGCTATTGCAGTTCACGTCGGTCAGTCCGATCGTTGATCCAGAAGGCAGCGCAGAGCTGGGGGCAGGTCGTTTGGGAAAGTTGCCCTCGCCGAGAACGCCAGCCGATGTGATTACGGACTGTGCCCGTCATGTCGGTGTATCAAATCCACGAGTTGTCGGTCCGCTTGATGGATTGATCGAGCGCGTGGGGTTTGCTTGTGGCAGTGGCGGTTCGTTTGTCGCGAAGGCTCATCGACGCGGGTGTCAGCTGTTGATCACCGGAGAGGCAACCTTTCACCAGTGTTTAGAAGCCGAGTCACTGGGGATGACGCTAGCGCTGCTGGGGCACTACTACAGCGAGCGATTCGCGATGGAGCAGCTGGCCGAGCGATTGGCGGAACAGTTCAGCGAGCTGGAGGTTTGGGCGAGTCGAAAAGAGTCCGACCCGATCCAAACCATGCAATTGGATGTCGGGTAG